One window of Phycodurus eques isolate BA_2022a chromosome 8, UOR_Pequ_1.1, whole genome shotgun sequence genomic DNA carries:
- the LOC133406195 gene encoding ras-related protein Rab-11B-like: MANRDDEYDFLFKVVLIGDSGVGKSNLLSRFTRNEFNLESKSTIGVEFATRSLQVDGKTIKAQIWDTAGQERYRAITSAYYRGAVGALLVYDIAKHLTYENVERWLKELRDHADNNIVIMLVGNKSDLRHLRAVPTDEARAFAEKNTLSFIETSALDSTNVEEAFKNILTEIYRIVSQKQMAERCTHDESPGNNVVDISVPPTSDGHKGPRVQCCQNL, translated from the exons ATGGCGAACAGAGACGACGAATATGATTTCTTGTTCAAAG TTGTGCTGATCGGAGACTCCGGGGTGGGCAAGAGCAACCTTCTCTCGCGCTTCACCAGAAACGAGTTCAACCTGGAGAGCAAGAGCACCATCGGAGTGGAGTTCGCCACCCGCAGTCTGCAGGTGGACGGCAAGACCATCAAGGCTCAGATTTGGGACACGGCCGGACAGGAACGCTACCGAGCCATCACCTCGGC GTACTACCGGGGCGCGGTGGGCGCTCTGCTGGTGTACGACATCGCCAAGCACCTGACGTACGAGAACGTGGAGCGCTGGCTGAAGGAGCTGAGGGACCACGCCGACAACAACATCGTCATCATGCTGGTGGGAAACAAGAGCGACCTGCGACACCTCAGGGCCGTGCCCACCGACGAGGCGCGGGCATTCGCTG AAAAGAACACGCTGTCGTTCATTGAGACGTCAGCGCTGGACTCCACCAATGTAGAAGAGGCCTTCAAGAACATTTTAACAG AAATCTACCGCATCGTGTCCCAGAAGCAGATGGCGGAGCGGTGCACGCACGACGAGTCGCCGGGCAACAACGTGGTGGACATCAGCGTGCCACCCACCAGCGACGGCCACAAGGGGCCCAGAGTGCAGTGCTGCCAGAACCTGTGA
- the LOC133405933 gene encoding E3 ubiquitin-protein ligase MARCHF2-like, whose protein sequence is MATGVCCHQCDCARDTDVRTSVAEEGGSDGGDEGGCPELRVTQITAIDGHLPSSERKTLQSDLPICRICHEGGCVEALLSPCNCTGTLATVHRSCLELWLSSSNTSYCELCHAHFSIQRRLRPFTEWLHDPGAHEERKLVFCDIVCFLFVTPLATISGWLCLKGVSDDLHIGSLLQNTGLISLTLVLFTIYILWTMVCLRYHCKMYSEWRRKDQQVHLLIPKAREAVSSQHALHSAITPNMPSNESLV, encoded by the exons ATGGCGACGGGCGTTTGCTGCCACCAGTGCGACTGTGCAAGAGACACGGACGTTAGGACGAGCGTGGCGGAAGAAGGAGGCAGCGATGGCGGAGATGAGGGCGGGTGCCCGGAGCTCCGTGTCACGCAGATCACGGCCATTGACGGACACCTGCCGTCCTCCGAGCGGAAAACCTTGCAAAG CGATCTTCCCATTTGTCGCATCTGCCACGAGGGCGGCTGCGTGGAAGCCCTGCTGTCCCCGTGCAACTGCACTGGCACGCTGGCCACGGTGCACAGGAGCTGCCTGGAGCTCTGGCTGTCGTCCTCCAACACCAGCTACTGTGAGCTGTGCCACGCCCACTTCAGCATCCAACGCAGACTCAGGCCATTCACAGAG TGGCTGCACGATCCCGGCGCACACGAGGAAAGGAAGTTGGTGTTCTGCGACATCGTGTGCTTCCTGTTCGTCACGCCGCTGGCCACCATTTCGGGCTGGTTGTGTCTGAAGGGCGTCTCGGACGACCTTCACATTGGCAGCTTGCTGCAGAATACGGGCCTCATCTCGCTCACCCTCGTCCTCTTCACCATCTATATCCTCTGGACCATG gtgtgcctCCGCTACCACTGTAAGATGTACTCTGAGTGGAGAAGAAAGGACCAGCAAGTACATCTACTCATCCCCAAAGCGAGGGAAGCCGTCTCTTCCCAGCATGCCTTGCACTCTGCCATAACCCCCAACATGCCCTCGAATGAAAGCTTAGTATGA
- the LOC133405932 gene encoding ras-related protein Rab-11B-like isoform X1, with amino-acid sequence MGNRDDEYDYLFKVVLIGDSGVGKSNLLSRFTRNEFNLESKSTIGVEFATRSLQVDGKTIKAQIWDTAGQERYRAITSAYYRGAVGALLVYDIAKHLTYENVERWLKELRDHADNNIVIMLVGNKSDLRHLRAVPTDEARAFAEKNTLSFIETSALDSTNVEEAFKDILTACLLPSQKSTASCPRNKYQTDRHTTTPRATTWWTSACRPPLTDRGATKWHAARICELFLSHPRTLLLTSTSFTFPLTLSR; translated from the exons atgggaaaccgAGATGACGAATACGATTATTTATTCAAAG TTGTGCTGATCGGAGACTCCGGGGTGGGCAAGAGCAACCTTCTCTCGCGCTTCACCAGAAACGAGTTCAACCTGGAGAGCAAGAGCACCATCGGAGTGGAGTTCGCCACCCGCAGTCTGCAGGTGGACGGCAAGACCATCAAGGCTCAGATTTGGGACACGGCCGGACAGGAACGCTACCGAGCCATCACCTCGGC GTACTACCGGGGCGCGGTGGGCGCTCTGCTGGTGTACGACATCGCCAAGCACCTGACGTACGAGAACGTGGAGCGCTGGCTGAAGGAGCTGAGGGACCACGCCGACAACAACATCGTCATCATGCTGGTGGGAAACAAGAGCGACTTGCGACACCTCAGGGCCGTGCCCACCGACGAAGCGCGGGCATTCGCTG AAAAGAACACGCTGTCGTTCATCGAGACCTCCGCCTTGGACTCCACAAATGTGGAAGAAGCCTTCAAGGACATCCTCACAG CGTGTCTGCTTCCTTCGCAGAAATCTACCGCATCGTGTCCCAGAAACAAATATCAGACAGATCGGCACACGACGACTCCCCGGGCAACAACGTGGTGGACATCAGCGTGCCGCCCACCACTGACGGACAGAGGGGCAACAAAGTGGCATGCTGCCAGAATTTGTGAACTCTTTCTTTCACACCCCCGCACCCTCCTCCTTACTTCGACTTCATTCACATTCCCATTGACCCTGTCGCGTTGA
- the LOC133405932 gene encoding ras-related protein Rab-11B-like isoform X2, which produces MGNRDDEYDYLFKVVLIGDSGVGKSNLLSRFTRNEFNLESKSTIGVEFATRSLQVDGKTIKAQIWDTAGQERYRAITSAYYRGAVGALLVYDIAKHLTYENVERWLKELRDHADNNIVIMLVGNKSDLRHLRAVPTDEARAFAEKNTLSFIETSALDSTNVEEAFKDILTEIYRIVSQKQISDRSAHDDSPGNNVVDISVPPTTDGQRGNKVACCQNL; this is translated from the exons atgggaaaccgAGATGACGAATACGATTATTTATTCAAAG TTGTGCTGATCGGAGACTCCGGGGTGGGCAAGAGCAACCTTCTCTCGCGCTTCACCAGAAACGAGTTCAACCTGGAGAGCAAGAGCACCATCGGAGTGGAGTTCGCCACCCGCAGTCTGCAGGTGGACGGCAAGACCATCAAGGCTCAGATTTGGGACACGGCCGGACAGGAACGCTACCGAGCCATCACCTCGGC GTACTACCGGGGCGCGGTGGGCGCTCTGCTGGTGTACGACATCGCCAAGCACCTGACGTACGAGAACGTGGAGCGCTGGCTGAAGGAGCTGAGGGACCACGCCGACAACAACATCGTCATCATGCTGGTGGGAAACAAGAGCGACTTGCGACACCTCAGGGCCGTGCCCACCGACGAAGCGCGGGCATTCGCTG AAAAGAACACGCTGTCGTTCATCGAGACCTCCGCCTTGGACTCCACAAATGTGGAAGAAGCCTTCAAGGACATCCTCACAG AAATCTACCGCATCGTGTCCCAGAAACAAATATCAGACAGATCGGCACACGACGACTCCCCGGGCAACAACGTGGTGGACATCAGCGTGCCGCCCACCACTGACGGACAGAGGGGCAACAAAGTGGCATGCTGCCAGAATTTGTGA